The DNA segment GCCGGTTGGGCCTCCAACTCCAAGTACGCCTTCATCGGCGCCATGCGTGCCGCGGCGCAGATGGTGTCGTATGAAATCGCCATGGGCTTTGCCCTGGTGACGGTGCTGATGGTGTCGGGCAGCCTGAACCTGTCGGCCATCGTCAACTCGCAGAACACCGGCTATTTCGCCAACATGGGGATCAACGTACTGTCGTGGAACTGGCTGCCGCTGCTGCCCATGTTCGGCGTGTACTTCATCTCCGGCGTGGCCGAAACCAACCGCCACCCGTTCGACGTGGTGGAAGGCGAGTCGGAAATCGTTGCCGGCCACATGATCGAATACTCGGGCATGGGCTTCGCGCTGTTCTTCCTGGCTGAGTACATCAACATGATCGTCATCTCGACGATGACCGCGTTGATGTTCCTGGGAGGCTGGGCGCCGCCGTTCGAGAGCTTCATCACCAATGCGGTCCCGGGCTTCTTCTGGCTGGTGATCAAGGTATTTTTGCTGCTGTCGGTGTTTATCTGGATTCGTGCTTCGTTCCCGCGCTACCGCTATGACCAGATCATGCGCCTGGGCTGGAAGATCTTCATCCCGCTGACGGTGGGCTGGCTGGTCATCGTCGCGATCTGGATCCGGTCGCCCTGGAATATCTGGCATTGAACGGCCAAAGCAGGGGCGCTGCCACGACAGGCGGCGCCCTGCGGAATCATTAGGAAGCAATCGTCATGCTGCTCGCCATCAAGGACTTCTTCAACAGCCTGCTCCTGAAGGAACTCTTCAAGGGCATGGCTCTGACCGGGCGCTATCTCTTCGCCCGCAAGATTACGGTCCAGTTCCCCGAAGAGAAAACGCCGATGTCGCCGCGTTTTCGCGGCCTGCACGCGCTGCGCCGTTACCCCAACGGCGAAGAGCGCTGCATCGCCTGCAAGCTGTGCGAAGCGGTTTGCCCGGCTGTGGCCATCTCCATCGAGTCCGATGCCCGCGCCGATGGCACGCGTCGCACCACGCGCTATGACATCGACCTAACAAAGTGCATCTTCTGCGGCTTCTGCGAAGAAGCTTGCCCGGTCGACGCCATCGTCGAGACGCATATTCTCGAATACCACGGCGAAAAGCGCGGCGACCTGTACTTCACCAAGGACATGCTGCTGGCAGTGGGCGACCGCTACGAGCCGCAGATCGCCGCGGCCAAGGCCGCGGACGCCAAGTATCGCTGATAAGCGCATTACAGGGCATGCCCGCCGAACCTGGCGGGCGTTGCCAATGCATTGTGAATCGGGCCCCGTGTGGGGCTAACGAAAAGGATGCCGCAAGGGCAGGCCACCAGGGGTGGCTTGTGCCGGAAGGCTCGACGAGGACCATGGAACTCACGACCACCATCTTCTATGTCTTTGCGCTGGTGCTGGTGCTCTCCGCACTGAAAGTCATCACCGCGAAGAACCCGGTGCACTCCGCACTGTTCCTCGTGCTGTCGTTTTTTACGGCAGCCGCGATCTGGATGCTGCTGAAGGCCGAATTCCTCGCCATCCTGCTGGTGCTGGTGTACGTGGGCGCCGTGATGGTGCTGTTCCTGTTCGTGGTGATGATGATCGATATCGACATCGAGCACCTGCGGCGGGACTTCTGGACCTATGTGCCGCTGGCTTCGGTGATCGGCGCGCTGATCATCGGCGAGATGGCCACCGTGCTGGTGCGTAACTTCATCGGCACCACGGTGCCGCTGAACAACGTGGCGCAGGGCCCGGACTACTCCAACACGGCCGCGCTCGGCAAGCTGATCTACACCGACTACATCTACGCCTTTGAAGTGGCGGGCATCATCCTGCTGGTGGCGATCATCGCCGCCGTCGCGCTGACGCTGCGCCGCCGCAAGGACAACAAGTCGCAAGACGTGGGCGAGCAGTTGCGTACCCGCCGCCAGGACCGCGTGCGCCTGGTCTCGATGCCCAGCGAAGCCCGTGCCGGCACCCAAGCCAGCCCGGATGCCGCGGCTGCCGCTAACAAGAACTAAAGCCCGGAGAAACGCTGTGCTCTCTCTCGCCCATTTCCTCGTGCTCGGTGCGATCCTGTTCGCCATCAGCATCGTTGGTATTTTCCTGAACCGCAAGAACGTGATCGTGCTGCTGATGGCGATCGAGCTGATGCTGCTTGCGGTCAATATGAACTTCGTCGCCTTCTCGCACTATCTGGGCGACCTGGCAGGACAGGTTTTCGTTTTCTTTATCCTCACGGTGGCTGCGGCCGAATCGGCAATCGGCCTTGCAATCCTGGTCGTGCTGTTCCGCAACCTGGACACGATCAACGTGGACGACATGGACACCCTCAAGGGTTGATCCGCGCCGCTACGTTATGAATCAAGACCGTTCTCCGACCGCACACCACTAAGCGTCCTATGGCAACCACGCTCGACCCCAACCTGCTACTGGCGATTCCGCTCGCACCGCTCGCCGGTGCAGCCATCGCCGGCCTGTTCGGCACCAAGTTCTTCAGCACATTCTCCTCGGAGACACGCGCCGGCCGCACGCTGGCCCACACCGTGACGATTCTCGGCGTGGCGATTTCCTGCCTGCTGTCGATCATCGTGCTGATGGACGTCATGAACGGCGCGAGCTTCAACGCCACCGTGTACGAGTGGATGAAGATCGGCGACCTGAAGATGGAAGTGGGCTTCCTGGTCGACTCGCTGACCGCGATGATGATGGTGGTGGTGACCTTCGTCTCGCTGATGGTGCACATCTACACCGTCGGTTACATGAGCGAAGACCCCGGCTACAACCGCTTCTTCGCCTACATCTCGCTGTTCACCTTCTCGATGCTGATGCTGGTGATGAGCAACAACTTCCTGCAGCTGTTCTTCGGCTGGGAAGCTGTGGGCCTGGTGTCGTACCTGCTGATCGGCTTCTGGTACACCCGCCCGACCGCCATCTTCGCCAACCTGAAGGCGTTCCTGGTCAACCGCGTGGGTGACTTCGGCTTCATCCTCGGCATCGGCCTGCTGCTGGCCTACAGCGGCAGCATGAACTACACCGAAGTCTTCGCCGCGCGCGACCAGCTGGCCACGGTGATCTTCCCGGGCACCGACTGGTTGATGATCACGGTCGCCTGCATCTGCCTGTTCATCGGCGCCATGGGCAAGTCGGCGCAGTTCCCGCTGCACGTGTGGCTGCCTGACTCGATGGAAGGCCCGACCCCGATCTCCGCGCTGATCCACGCCGCCACCATGGTGACGGCCGGCATCTTCATGGTCGCGCGCATGTCGCCGCTGTTCGAGCTGTCGGACACCGCGCTGTCGTTCGTGCTGGTGATCGGCGCCATTACCGCGCTGTTCATGGGCTTCCTGGGCATCATCCAGAACGACATCAAGCGCGTGGTGGCTTACTCCACGCTGTCGCAGCTGGGCTACATGACCGTCGCCCTGGGCGCCTCGGCATACTCGGTGGCCGTGTTCCACCTGATGACCCACGCATTCTTCAAGGCACTGCTGTTCCTTGCCGCGGGCTCGGTCATCATCGGCATGCACCACGATCAGGACATCCGCAACATGGGTGGCCTGCGCAAATACATGCCGATTACCTGGATCACCTCGCTGGTGGGCTCGCTGGCCCTGATCGGCACGCCGTTCTTTGCTGGTTTCTACTCCAAGGACTCGATTATCGAGGCCGTGGCCGAGTCGCATATCCCGGGCTCGGGATTCGCTTACTTCGCGGTGCTGGCAGGGGTGTTCGTCACGGCGTTCTACTCGTTCCGCATGTACTTCCTGGTGTTCCACGGCGAAGAGCGTTTCGGCAAGGAAGACCACCACGCGCATCACGCCGGCAACCATGACGATGAGGAGGCAACGGCCGACCATCATCACGGCCTGGCCCCGGGCGAGAAGCCGCACGAGTCGCCGTGGGTCGTCACGCTGCCGCTGGTGCTGCTGGCCATCCCGTCGGTGGTGATCGGCGCGATCGCGATCGGCCCGATGCTGTTCGGCGACTTCTTCAAGAATGGCGTGGCCTTCAAGAACGTGATCTACGTGGGCGAGAACCACCATGCGATGGCGGAACTGACCGAAGCCTTCCACGGCTGGGTGGCGATGGGCCTGCATTCGCTGACCACGCCGGTGCTGTGGCTGGCCATCTCGGGTGTGGTGCTGTCCTGGTTCTTCTACATGAAGCGCCCGGATATCCCCGCCGCGATCAAGCAACGCTGCTCGGGCCTGTACACGCTGCTCGACAACAAGTACTACATGGACGCCATCAACGAGGCAGTGTTTGCCCGCGGTGCACGTCTGCTTGGCACCGGCCTGTGGAAGGGCGGCGACCAGGGGCTGATCGATGGCCTGGTGGTCAACGGTGCCGCACGTGTGGTCGGCTGGTTCGCTTCGGTGAGCCGCTACCTGCAGTCCGGCTATATCTACCATTACGCATTCGCCATGATCCTGGGCATGCTGGTACTGCTGACGATGACGGTGTTCGGCACCTCACTCGCCACAGTGGGCACCAAGTAAGGAAAACAAGAAAATGGTTCTGTCTTTCGCTATCTGGCTGCCGATCTTTTTTGGCCTGCTGATACTAGCCTCGGGTTCCGACCGCAGCCGCTGCTATGTGCGCTGGATGTCGCTGTTCGGCTCCATCGTCAGCTTCATCGTCACGCTGCCTCTGGTGTTTCATTTCGACCGCTCCACGGCGGCCATGCAGTTCGTCGAGAAGTCGAGCTGGATCGAGCGCTTCAACATCAACTACCACCTGGGTGTCGACGGCATCTCGATGTGGTTCGTGGTGCTGACCGCCTTCATCACGGTGATCGTGGTGATCGCCGCCTGGGAGGTGATCACCGAGCGCGTGGCCGAGTACATGGCAGCGTTCCTGATCCTGTCGGGCGTGATGGTCGGCGTGTTCTGCGCGCTCGACGGCATGCTGTTCTACGTGTTCTTCGAAGCCACGCTGATCCCGATGTACATCATCATCGGTGTCTGGGGCGGCCCGAACCGTGTCTACGCGGCCTTCAAGTTCTTCCTCTACACGCTGCTCGGCTCGCTGCTGACGCTGGTTGCGCTGCTGTACCTGTACAGCAAGACCGGTACGTTCGAGATCCTCGAATGGCACCAGGCCAAGCTGTCGATGAACGAGCAGATCGCGCTGTTCATTGCCTTCTTCATGGCCTTCGCCGTGAAGGTGCCGATGTGGCCCGTCCACACCTGGCTGCCCGACGCCCACGTGGAAGCGCCGACCGGCGGCTCGGTGGTGCTGGCTGCCATCATGCTGAAGCTGGGCGCCTACGGTTTCCTGCGTTTCTCGCTGCCGATCGCACCCGACGCCAGCCATAGCCTGTCCGCGTTCATCATCGCGATCTCGCTGATCGCCGTCATTTACATCGGTCTGGTCGCGCTGGTGCAGGCCGACATGAAGAAGCTGGTGGCGTACTCGTCGATCGCCCACATGGGCTTCGTCACGCTGGGCTTCTTCATCTTCAACGAGATCGGCATCGAGGGCGGCATCATCCAGATGATCTCCCACGGCTTTATCTCGGGCGCCATGTTCCTTTGCATCGGCGTGCTGTATGACCGGGTGCACTCGCGCCAGATCGCCGATTACGGCGGTGTGGTGAACACCATGCCGAAGTTCGCGGCGCTGTCGGTGTTCTTCGCCATGGCCAACTGCGGCCTGCCGGCTACCTCGGGTTTCGTCGGTGAGTTCATGGTCATCCTGGGCGCGGTCAAGTTCAATTTCTGGATCGGCCTGCTGGCAGCCACGGCACTAATCCTGGGCGCCGCCTATTCGCTGTGGATGGTCAAGCGCGTGATCTTTGGCGACGTGGTGCACAAGCACGTCGCCGAGCTGGTCGACCTGAGCAAGCGCGAGTTCCTGATGCTCGGCCTGCTGGCGATCATGACCCTGTATATGGGCCTGTATCCGAAACCCTTCACCGATGTGATGCACGCTTCCGTGGTGAACCTGCTGTCGCACGTGGCGCAGTCGAAGCTGTAATCGGGGAGAGAAACAAACATGCAACCGTCCTCGACATTGGCACCTGTGGCGCCAATCATTTTCCTGGCGATCGGGATCGCCGCGGTCAACTGGATCGACCTTGCTCGTGGCAAGAACCGCACCAGCGTGGCCTATCCGCTGTCGCTGCTGATCACGCTGGTGCTGACCGCGTGGTTCGGCATCAACGGCGTGGCCGGCGAGACCCATTACGCCTTCGCCAACCTGGTGGTGGTGGACCCGATGGCCAACCTGCTGTCGGCCTTCGCTTCCGCGGCGCTGTTCGTCACGCTGGTCTACACCCGTAGCTACCTGGCCGACCGCGACATGTTCAGCGGCGAGTTCTACATGCTCGCGCTGTTCACGCTCGGCGGGCAGATCGTGATGATTACCGGCAACAACTTCCTGACCCTGTACCTGGGCCTGGAACTGCTGTCGCTGGCATCCTACGCGCTGGTGGCCTTGCGCCGCGACAACCGCGTGACCTCCGAATCCGCCATCAAGTACTTCGTGCTGGGCGCACTGGCCTCGGGCTTCCTGCTGTATGGCATGTCCATGCTGTACGGCGCCACCGGCTCGCTGAACCTCGGCGAAGTGTTCCGCGTGGTGGAATCGGGCCGCGTCAACACCACCATGCTGGCCTTCGGCGTGGTTTTCATCGTGGCCGGCATTGCGTTCAAGATGGGCGCCGCACCGTTCCACATGTGGATCCCGGACATCTACCAGGGCTCGCCGACCGCGGTGACGCTGCTGATCGCTGGCGCGCCCAAGCTGGCCGCGTTCGCCATGGCGCTGCGCCTGCTGGTGGAAGGCCTGCTGCCGCTGGCGGTGGACTGGCAAGTCATGCTGATGGTGCTGGCCGTGGCGTCGCTCGCCATCGGCAACCTGACCGCCATCGTGCAGACCAACCTGAAGCGGATGCTGGCTTACTCCACCATCTCGCACATGGGCTTCCTGCTGCTGGGCCTGCTGTCCGGCGTGGCCGACGGCAAGGCCGACGGCGCCGCCAGCGCCTACGGTTCGTCGATGTTCTATGCCGTGACCTACGTGCTGACCACGCTGGGCACCTTCGGCATCGTGCTGCTGCGCGCCGGCAAGGATTTCGAAGCCGAGACCCTGGACGACCTCAAGGGCCTGTCGCGCAAGAACCCCTGGTACGCGCTGCTGATGCTGGTGATGATGTTCTCGCTGGCCGGCATTCCGCCGACCATGGGCTTCTACGCCAAGCTGGCGGTGCTCGAAGCCGTGGTCAAGAGCGGCATGACCTGGCTGGCCGTGGTGGCAGTGCTGTTCTCGCTGATCGGCGCGTTCTACTACCTGCGTATCGTCAAGCTGATGTACTTCGATGCGCCGGCCGACGAGCGCAAGCTGGAGTCCAGCTTTGGCCTGCGTTCGATGCTGACGCTGAACGGCGCGGTCATCATTGCCCTGGGCCTGTTCCCCGCGGCGCTGATGAACCTGTGCTACCAGGCGATCCGCGCCACGCTGGCGTCCTGATGCACCACGGCGGCGTAGCGATATGAGTTCATCCGCGGCGGGCTGGTTTGTCATCTTGTTGGCATTGGTCTGTGCCAACCTGCCGTTCATCAACCAGCGGCTGTTCGCGCTGATTCCGCTGCGTTTGGCCAGGAAGCCGCTGTGGATGAGGCTGGCTGAGTTGATCACCTGGTATGTGGCGGCAGGCCTGGCCGGCTTCGCCGTGGAGGCGGGGCTGGGCAATGCCTTCCCGCAGGGCTGGCAGTTCTACGCCATTACCGCCTGCATGATGCTGGTGTTTGCCTTCCCGGGCTTCACCTGGCAGTACCTCGTCAAACATCGCGCGGCTTGACAGCCGGGTAGCGAAGGCGCCCGGGCCGGCCGCGTCCGGACCCGGAGCTTTCATGAGCGACAAGATTGACACGCTGGACGCTAGCGAAATCGCCGCTGGCAGCGATCAAGGCCTGAAGGAAGTGTGCGTGGCGTCCGCCACGCTGCACACAGGCAGATTCCTCACTCTCAAGCAAGATATCGTCAAGCTGCCCGACGGCAAGCATGCCGGGCGGGAATACGTGCTGCATCCGGGCGCGGTGATGATGATCCCGCTGTTCGACGATGGCACCGTGCTGCTGGAGCGGCAATACCGCTACCCGGTTGGCGAAGTGATGCTGGAGTTTCCTGCCGGCAAGCTGGATCCCCAGGAAGGCGCACAGCGCTGCGGCGAGCGCGAGCTGCGGGAGGAAACCGGCTACAGCGCGCGGCGTTGGGATTACCTCACGCGCATCCATCCCGTCATTTCGTATTCCACAGAGTTTATCGATATCTTCCTGGCGCGGGACCTGACCGCCGGGCCGGCACAGCTCGATGAAGGCGAATTCCTCGAGACGTTTATCGTGCCGGCGGGGCAGGTGATCGATTGGGTGCGCTCGGGGCGGATTACCGACGTGAAGACGATCATCGGCGCGTTCTGGCTGGAGAAGGTGGTGTCGGGGGTATGGGAGGCGGGGGAGCAGCTACTGCCGCGATAAGGGGTGTTTGTGGGGAGGGCGGCACCGTTTGTGTTTGCGTCTGAGGCCCTGACGCGTCCCACCTCCCAACGGCGTAAAATCCCCTTTAGCCGTGTGATCGCAGCCATACCTCATCCTCCTTTGCACAAGGCTCCCCGCCAAGGGGATCAGTAATGGCCGCAAAAAAATTAGCACGACCGTTCACAAAATTCCGTTTCGCGGATACTATAGCTTTCGACGGGCTGGAAACATCATGAAGGTGCTCGACCTGCGCTGCGCGCAAGACCATCGTTTCGAGGGCTGGTTTGCTTCGGAGGACGACGCGCAATCGCAGATTTCGCGAAATCTCGTCCAATGTCCGGTCTGCGAAGACCATGCCATCACCCGGCTGCCCAGCGCGCCGCGCCTGAATCTCTCGGGTGCGGCCGCCGCGCCGGCGGGCAAGCCGGCTGGGGCGAAGGCCCCCGCGGCGCCGGCGACACTGCAGTCGCTTTACCTGAAGGCGGTAAAGCAGGTGCTGGCGCAGACCGAAGATGTGGGCGAACGCTTTGCCGAAGAGGCCAGGCGCATGCATTACGACGAAGCGCCGGAACGCGGGATCCGCGGCACGGCGTCGCCGGACGAAGTGCAGGCGCTTGCCGAAGAAGGCATCGATACTTTCCAGCTCGTGGTGCCGGATGCGCTCAAGCAGACGGCTCACTGAATAGCGTCCTGTGCCCAAGGCAGTGTTCTTGCCGGCGCATGACGCGCTAGCTAGAACAAACTGCCGGTCTCACACCGGCATCACTGGAGACGGGCATGGATCTCAACTATTCGGCGTCCGACGATGCCTTCCGCGCCGAAGTGCGCGGCTGGCTGGAGGCCAACCTGCCGGCGGAAATCAGCAGCAAGATTCTGAATCACCGCCGCCCCAACCGCGACGACCTGGTGCGCTGGCACAAGCTGCTGGCGGGCCGTGGCTGGTCCGCGCCGCACTGGCCGGTGCAGTATGGCGGCACGGGCTGGAACGCAACGCAGCGTCATATCTGGGACGAGGAAAATGCCCGCGTCGGCGCGCCCGGCGTGCTGCCCTTCGGCGTGGCCATGGTCGCGCCCGTGATCATGAAGTACGGCAGCGAGGCGCAGAAGTCGTACTACCTCCCGCGCATCCTGGATTGCACCGACTGGTGGTGCCAGGGTTACTCCGAGCCGGGCTCGGGTTCCGACCTGGCGTCGCTGAAGACCCGCGCCGAGCTGACTTCGGACGGCAAGCACTACATCGTCAACGGCCAGAAGACCTGGACCACGCTCGGCCAGCACGCCGACATGATCTTCTGCCTGGTCCGCACCGATTTCGAAGCCAAGAAGCAAGAAGGCATCTCCTTCCTGCTGATCGACATGAAGACCCCGGGCATCACCGTGCGCCCGATCATCATGCTCGACGAAGAGCATGAAGTGAACGAAGTGTTCTTCGACAACGTCCAGGTGCCGGTGGAGAACCGCGTCGGCGAGGAAAACCGCGGCTGGACTTACGCCAAGTACCTGCTCGGCCATGAGCGCACCGGCATCGCCCGCGTGGGCAACTCCAAGCGCGAGCTGGGCTTCCTCAAGCGCGTGGCCAAGCAACAGCAGAAGAACGGCCGTCCGCTGCTGGAAGACCCGCTGTTCGGCGCCAAGGTTGCCGCGCTGGAAATCGAGCTGATGGCGCTGGAGTTGACCGTGCTGCGCGTGGTGTCGAGCGAGAGCGCTGGCAAGGGCCCCGGCCCCGAGGCATCGATGCTCAAGATCAAGGGCACCGAGATCCAGCAGATGCTGACCGAGCTGATGGTGGAGGCCGTCGGCCCCTACGCCCAGCCGTTCGACACCGCCTACCTGGAATGCGAACACGAACACGCGGTGACCGGCTACGACGACGCCGCGCCGCTGGCCGCTTACTACTTCAACTATCGCAAGACCTCCATCTATGGCGGGTCCAACGAAATTCAGAAGAACATCATCAGCCAGATGATCCTGGGGCTGTGAGGAGACACGCGATATGAACTTCAATCTCAGCGACGAACAGAAGCAACTGGCTGACGCCGTCCACCGCTTCATCGACAAAGACTACGATTTCGAGACCCGCAAGAAGGGCATCAAGGCCGAGGCCGGCCATAGCGATGCCGCCTGGGGCGCGCTGGTCGAACTCGGCCTGACCGCGCTGCCGGTGCCGGAAGCGCAGGGCGGCTTCTCGGGCACGCCCATCGACATGATGGTGGTGATGCAGGAGCTGGGCCGCGGCCTGGTGGTCGAGCCGTACTTCGCCACCGTGGTTGCCGCCTACGCGCTCAAGCTGGCCGGCGGCCAGGACGCGCTGCTGGAGCAGGTTGCCGGCGGCGAGCTGAAGCTGGCCACCGCCTTCAACGAGCCGCATGCCCGCTATGCGCTCAACGACGTGCGCGTGACGGCCAAGGGCGGCAAGCTCAATGGCCGCAAGGTCGTGACCATTCACGGCGCGCAAGCCGGCAAGCTGGTCGTCTCGGCCCGCACCAGCGGCGCCGATGCTGACACCAGCGGCATCTCGCTGTTCCTGGTGGACCCGAAGGCGGCTGGCGTCAGCATTACCGACTACCGCACCATCGACAACCTGCGCGCCGCTGATATCACCTTCAAGGACGCGCAGGGCGAACTGCTGGGCACCGAAGGCGCGGCGTTTGCGCTGATCGAGCAGGTGGCCGACTACGCCGCCGTGCTGCTGTGCGCAGAGGCCGTTGGCGTGATTGACACGCTCAATGCCGCCACGTTGGAATACGCCAAGACCCGCCAGCAGTTCGGCGTGCCGATCGCGCGCTTCCAGGCACTGCAGCACCGCATGGTGGAGATGTTCATCCACGCCGAGCAATCGCGTTCCATCACGTTGCTGGCCGCCGCCAAGTTCGACGAGGCCAGCCCGGAAGAACGCCGTCGCTTTGCCTCTGCGGCCAAGGCACGCGTGGGCCAGGCGGCTCGCTCGGTCGGCCAGGAGGCCGTGCAGATCCACGGCGGCATGGGCGTCACCGACGAACTGCCGGCGGCGCACATGTTCAAGCGCCTGACGCTGATCAACACCACCTTCGGGGATGTCGATCATCACCTGTCGCGCTTTGCGACACAGCCGGGTTTCCTGGAAACGGCCTGATCCAGGTTGAATCAAAAAACCGCGCCGGTTGTCCCAGGCGCGGTTTTTTGTTATGAA comes from the Cupriavidus basilensis genome and includes:
- a CDS encoding acyl-CoA dehydrogenase family protein, translating into MNFNLSDEQKQLADAVHRFIDKDYDFETRKKGIKAEAGHSDAAWGALVELGLTALPVPEAQGGFSGTPIDMMVVMQELGRGLVVEPYFATVVAAYALKLAGGQDALLEQVAGGELKLATAFNEPHARYALNDVRVTAKGGKLNGRKVVTIHGAQAGKLVVSARTSGADADTSGISLFLVDPKAAGVSITDYRTIDNLRAADITFKDAQGELLGTEGAAFALIEQVADYAAVLLCAEAVGVIDTLNAATLEYAKTRQQFGVPIARFQALQHRMVEMFIHAEQSRSITLLAAAKFDEASPEERRRFASAAKARVGQAARSVGQEAVQIHGGMGVTDELPAAHMFKRLTLINTTFGDVDHHLSRFATQPGFLETA